One Gossypium hirsutum isolate 1008001.06 chromosome A11, Gossypium_hirsutum_v2.1, whole genome shotgun sequence genomic window carries:
- the LOC121209655 gene encoding NEDD8-conjugating enzyme Ubc12, with protein sequence MIRLFKVKEKQRELAKNANGGSPIKKQSAGELRLHKDISELNLPKSCSISFPNGKDDLMNFEVSIRPDEGYYFGGTFLFSFQVSPIYPHEAPKVKCKTKVYHPNIDLEGNVCLNILREDWKPVLNINTVIYGLYHLFTEPNYEDPLNHDAAAVLRDNPKMFESNVKRAMYGGYVGQTYFPRCM encoded by the exons ATGATACGGCTGTTCAAAGTAAAGGAAAAGCAGAGAGAACTTGCTAAAAACGCAAATGGCGGATCACCTATCAAAAAGCAATCTGCAGGGGAGTTGCGTTTACACAAAG ACATTTCTGAGCTGAACCTTCCTAAATCATGTTCCATATCATTTCCAAATGGAAAGGATGACCTGATGAATTTCGAGGTTTCAATTCGACCTGATGAAGGATATTATTT CGGTGGCACGTTTTTGTTCTCCTTCCAAGTTTCTCCCATCTATCCGCATGAGGCACCAAAAGTTAAATGCAAGACCAAG GTCTACCATCCAAATATTGACTTGGAAGGAAATGTTTGCTTAAACATCTTGCGTGAAGACTGGAAACCAGTGCTAAATATAAACACTGTAATCTACGGATTATACCATCTTTTCACG GAGCCAAATTATGAGGATCCCCTCAATCATGATGCTGCTGCAGTGTTGAGGGATAATCCGAAGATGTTTGAATCAAATGTGAAAAGGGCTATGTATGGTGGGTATGTGGGGCAAACCTATTTCCCACGGTGCATGTAG
- the LOC121209656 gene encoding geranylgeranyl pyrophosphate synthase, chloroplastic, with product MASVNLCSWVQSYSIFNQASRSKYSLLPRSLPFNPLMNLSSSTSKTRGFASIPSICSVITKGDAVKEEEEQQQPQNPSFDFKTYMVQKATMINQALDSAVSLREPVKIHEAMRYSLLAGGKRVRPVLCLAACELVGGQESMAMPAACAVEMIHTMSLIHDDLPCMDNDDLRRGKPTNHKVFGEDIAVLAGDALLAFAFEHVAVSTVGVTPGRIVRAIGELAKSIGAEGLVAGQVVDINSEGLTDVGLDHLEFIHVHKTAALLEAAVVLGAILGGGCDEDVERLRKFARYIGLLFQVVDDILDVTKSSKELGKTAGKDLLADKVTYPKLIGIEKSKEFAEKLRSDSLELLQGFDSEKAAPLIALANYIAYRQN from the coding sequence atgGCTTCGGTGAATCTGTGTTCTTGGGTTCAATCTTACTCCATTTTCAACCAAGCTTCTAGATCCAAATATTCTCTTTTGCCCAGATCCCTTCCATTCAACCCCCTCATGAATCTGTCATCTTCAACCTCCAAAACCCGCGGCTTTGCATCTATTCCTTCAATTTGCTCGGTCATTACCAAAGGAGACGCGGTcaaggaagaagaagaacaacAGCAGCCTCAAAACCCAAGCTTTGATTTCAAAACTTACATGGTTCAAAAGGCCACTATGATTAACCAAGCCCTGGACTCTGCTGTTTCACTCCGTGAACCTGTTAAAATCCATGAAGCAATGCGTTACTCTCTTTTGGCAGGTGGCAAAAGGGTCCGACCGGTGCTTTGTTTAGCTGCTTGTGAGCTTGTTGGTGGCCAAGAATCCATGGCTATGCCAGCAGCTTGTGCTGTTGAAATGATTCATACTATGTCTTTAATCCACGATGATCTTCCTTGCATGGACAACGATGATCTTCGGAGAGGGAAACCAACTAATCACAAAGTTTTTGGTGAGGATATCGCTGTCTTAGCTGGGGATGCTCTTTTAGCTTTTGCTTTTGAACATGTAGCTGTTTCTACAGTTGGTGTTACGCCTGGTAGGATTGTAAGGGCAATTGGAGAATTAGCTAAATCTATTGGGGCTGAAGGGTTGGTGGCTGGTCAAGTTGTGGATATAAATAGTGAGGGACTAACAGATGTGGGGTTGGATCATTTAGAATTCATTCATGTTCATAAAACTGCTGCTTTGCTTGAAGCTGCTGTAGTTTTGGGGGCAATTCTTGGAGGTGGATGTGATGAAGATGTGGAAAGGTTGAGGAAATTTGCAAGGTATATTGGGCTTTTGTTTCAGGTTGTGGATGACATACTTGATGTGACAAAATCATCTAAGGAATTAGGGAAGACTGCAGGAAAAGATTTGTTGGCTGATAAAGTCACTTATCCAAAGTTGATTGGGATAGAGAAGTCAAAGGAGTTTGCAGAGAAATTGAGAAGTGATTCATTAGAGTTGCTCCAAGGATTTGATTCTGAGAAAGCTGCCCCTTTGATTGCTTTGGCTAATTACATAGCTTACAGGCAAAActaa